From one uncultured Paludibacter sp. genomic stretch:
- a CDS encoding Anaerobic ribonucleoside-triphosphate reductase produces the protein MGNKDIYIVKRDGKHVPFSIEKIKSAIAKAFLSIGTFATEDDFVAILSRVHISNGMTVEEIQNQVEVALMAEKYFAVAKSYLIYRQKHMETRTIRDEMNFMMDYCDAQNAATGSKFDSNANVEKKNIATLIGEIPKKNFINLNRKLITDRIKELYGKEYADKYISMLQEHFIYKNDETSLANYCASITMYPWLLNGTLTVGGNSTPPTNLKSFCGGFINMVFIVSSMLSGACATPEFLMYMDYFIRKEYGDDYYTFAKEVVDLSKRRRTLEKVISDYFEQIVYSINQPTGARNFQAVFWNIAYYDKPYFESLFGEFVFPDGTRPVWESLSWLQKYFMKWFNHERTKTVLTFPVETMALLTNNKDVIDEEYGDFTAEMYAEGHSFFTYMSDNADSLSSCCRLRNEIQDNGFSYTLGAGGVSTGSKSVLTINLNRCIQFAKRTEQNYLTFLESIVDLTHKVQVAYNENLKSLQQKGMLPLFDAGYINLSRQYLTIGVNGLVEAAEFLGIEINDNLEYVSFVQDVLGLIEKYNKKYRSKDLMFNCEMIPAENVGVKHAKWDKEDGYFVSRDCYNSYFYCVEDASLNVIDKFRLHGRKYIERLTGGSALHMNLEEHLSKSQYRQLLRVAAVEGCNYFTFNIPNTICNDCSCIDKRYLKQCPKCGSQNVDYLTRIIGYMKRVSNFSAPRQIEATKRFYGNLNYSQENEKKSVVC, from the coding sequence ATGGGGAATAAAGATATCTACATCGTGAAAAGAGATGGAAAGCACGTTCCATTTTCTATCGAAAAAATTAAAAGCGCCATCGCAAAAGCTTTTTTGTCTATAGGAACATTTGCAACAGAAGATGACTTTGTTGCTATTTTATCTCGCGTGCACATTTCAAATGGAATGACAGTGGAAGAAATTCAAAATCAGGTAGAAGTGGCATTGATGGCTGAAAAGTATTTTGCCGTTGCAAAGTCGTATTTGATTTACAGGCAGAAACATATGGAAACACGTACTATAAGAGATGAAATGAATTTTATGATGGATTATTGCGACGCCCAAAATGCTGCTACAGGAAGTAAATTTGACTCAAACGCCAATGTTGAAAAGAAAAACATTGCCACCCTTATTGGAGAAATACCTAAAAAGAACTTTATCAATTTAAATCGCAAATTAATCACCGACCGTATAAAAGAGCTGTATGGGAAAGAATATGCCGATAAATATATTAGTATGTTGCAAGAACATTTCATTTATAAAAATGACGAAACCAGCCTTGCTAATTACTGCGCAAGTATTACAATGTATCCTTGGTTACTCAACGGAACGTTAACCGTAGGCGGAAATTCCACACCTCCAACCAATTTGAAATCTTTCTGCGGCGGTTTTATTAATATGGTTTTCATTGTTTCCAGCATGCTAAGCGGAGCATGCGCAACACCTGAATTCTTAATGTATATGGATTATTTTATCCGTAAAGAGTACGGCGATGATTATTACACCTTTGCCAAAGAAGTTGTAGACTTATCAAAACGCAGACGAACACTGGAAAAAGTTATTTCTGATTATTTTGAGCAAATTGTATATTCAATTAATCAACCGACCGGAGCACGAAATTTCCAAGCCGTTTTTTGGAACATAGCGTATTATGATAAACCTTATTTCGAAAGCCTTTTTGGCGAATTTGTATTCCCTGATGGAACACGTCCTGTATGGGAATCATTAAGTTGGCTGCAAAAATATTTTATGAAATGGTTCAATCATGAGCGAACGAAAACAGTTCTTACATTCCCCGTAGAAACAATGGCGCTACTCACCAACAACAAAGATGTTATTGATGAGGAATATGGCGATTTTACAGCCGAAATGTATGCTGAAGGTCATTCGTTTTTTACTTATATGAGCGACAATGCCGACTCACTTTCAAGCTGTTGTCGTCTGCGCAACGAGATTCAGGACAACGGATTTAGTTACACTCTGGGAGCTGGAGGAGTTTCTACAGGGTCAAAAAGTGTATTAACCATCAATTTAAACCGTTGCATTCAATTTGCAAAACGAACGGAACAAAATTATCTGACATTCCTCGAAAGCATTGTTGATTTAACGCATAAAGTACAGGTTGCTTATAATGAAAATCTTAAATCCTTACAACAAAAAGGAATGTTGCCACTGTTTGATGCCGGTTATATTAATTTAAGCCGACAATACTTAACCATCGGCGTTAACGGTTTAGTGGAAGCTGCCGAATTTCTCGGAATAGAAATAAACGATAACCTTGAATATGTTTCTTTTGTACAAGATGTATTGGGGCTTATCGAGAAATACAACAAAAAATATCGCTCCAAGGATTTGATGTTTAATTGCGAAATGATTCCGGCTGAAAATGTAGGAGTAAAACACGCCAAATGGGACAAAGAAGACGGTTATTTTGTTTCCCGTGATTGTTATAATAGCTATTTTTATTGTGTTGAAGACGCCTCTCTGAATGTTATTGATAAATTTCGTTTGCACGGGCGAAAATATATTGAGCGATTGACAGGAGGTTCCGCGCTTCATATGAATTTGGAAGAGCATCTTTCTAAATCTCAATATCGTCAGTTGTTACGCGTTGCGGCTGTTGAAGGGTGTAATTATTTTACATTCAATATTCCAAATACAATTTGTAACGATTGTAGTTGCATAGACAAACGTTATCTTAAACAATGCCCAAAATGCGGCTCTCAAAATGTGGATTATCTTACGCGCATTATCGGTTATATGAAACGTGTAAGCAATTTTTCAGCGCCAAGACAAATAGAAGCAACTAAAAGATTTTATGGTAATCTAAATTATTCGCAGGAAAACGAGAAAAAAAGTGTGGTATGTTAA
- a CDS encoding Heat shock protein DnaJ domain protein: MAGFAKWIGGGLGFVLGGPIGALIGFGLGSFADAVSGSSVEIFTNGQPHQNTQEGDFKMSLLVLIACVMKADGSVKKTELDVAKRFLTNNFDEEGALEALQILKGLLQQNINETEMARQINMYMNYSSKLELVHLLLDIAYADGNINQQELTVIQRIAWGLGVSSLDLQSLQAPYNKQRDTNWAYDALEIKPDATNDEIKKAYRSMAMKYHPDKVQNLGEDVKRKATEKFRAVNEAYEYLKDIRGLK, from the coding sequence ATGGCTGGTTTTGCAAAATGGATTGGAGGAGGATTAGGATTTGTACTCGGCGGTCCTATCGGCGCCTTGATTGGGTTTGGATTAGGTTCTTTTGCCGATGCTGTTTCAGGAAGTTCTGTTGAAATATTTACCAACGGGCAGCCGCATCAAAATACACAGGAAGGTGACTTCAAAATGTCGCTTTTAGTGCTCATCGCGTGCGTGATGAAAGCGGATGGAAGTGTAAAAAAAACAGAATTAGACGTTGCGAAGCGTTTCTTGACAAACAATTTTGATGAAGAAGGCGCTTTGGAAGCATTGCAGATTTTGAAAGGACTTTTGCAACAAAACATCAACGAAACCGAAATGGCAAGGCAAATTAATATGTATATGAATTATTCTTCCAAGTTGGAACTGGTTCATTTATTGCTTGATATTGCTTATGCCGATGGGAATATTAATCAACAGGAATTAACTGTAATTCAACGAATTGCTTGGGGATTAGGTGTAAGTAGTTTGGATTTGCAATCGTTGCAGGCGCCTTATAATAAACAGCGAGATACAAATTGGGCTTACGATGCGCTGGAAATAAAACCGGATGCGACCAATGATGAGATTAAAAAAGCATATCGGAGTATGGCAATGAAATATCATCCGGATAAAGTTCAAAATCTTGGTGAAGATGTAAAACGTAAAGCAACGGAAAAATTCCGAGCTGTGAATGAAGCATACGAATATCTGAAGGATATAAGAGGACTAAAATGA
- a CDS encoding conserved hypothetical protein (Evidence 4 : Unknown function but conserved in other organisms), producing the protein MLKYIDYDIVFQEIPDEVTLAINLTNCPHRCIGCHSSHLCSDIGEVLEEKNLSQLLQKYSDAITCVCFMGGDSDPKEVCRLSNFVLRSTDKKIKTAWYSGFNKLNDPTYADSFNYIKLGEYMEKYGGLNKTTTNQRLYKIENGEMIDITVNMQE; encoded by the coding sequence ATGTTAAAATACATCGATTACGATATTGTTTTTCAGGAAATACCGGACGAAGTAACATTAGCTATCAATCTCACAAATTGTCCGCATAGATGCATTGGTTGCCACAGCTCTCATTTATGTAGCGATATTGGAGAAGTTTTAGAAGAAAAAAACCTTTCACAATTACTTCAGAAATATTCGGATGCCATTACTTGTGTTTGTTTTATGGGTGGAGACAGCGACCCCAAGGAAGTGTGCCGATTGTCAAATTTCGTGCTTCGTTCAACCGATAAAAAGATAAAAACTGCTTGGTATTCAGGATTTAACAAATTAAACGATCCAACCTATGCCGATAGTTTTAACTACATTAAACTTGGAGAATATATGGAAAAATACGGGGGATTAAATAAAACAACCACCAATCAACGATTATATAAAATCGAAAACGGAGAAATGATTGATATTACAGTTAATATGCAGGAATAA
- a CDS encoding hypothetical protein (Evidence 5 : Unknown function), giving the protein MIDFVLRSLLILYFGVAIRFVYLRYFKNIKTSYMELLNGIKNPKTPDEELFNRKNEFINNIYAIFLIFIIVLIIGICQKFF; this is encoded by the coding sequence ATGATTGATTTTGTATTAAGAAGTTTGTTAATACTCTATTTTGGTGTTGCTATTAGATTTGTTTATTTAAGATATTTTAAAAATATCAAAACAAGCTATATGGAACTACTTAATGGCATAAAAAATCCAAAAACTCCCGATGAGGAATTGTTTAATCGTAAAAATGAATTTATAAATAATATCTATGCTATTTTTCTGATATTTATAATTGTATTAATAATAGGAATCTGTCAAAAATTTTTTTAA
- a CDS encoding hypothetical protein (Evidence 5 : Unknown function), with translation MKNLYFKILVGIFGIYLISCNGNSPVPPYVYETNPQYTWGFAQFYGAYYSNYEIQDNVLTLNLLTDKLGVDSLNQLTGTGQYLILEDVFTNSADTLLPEGTYTAVDTITDIKPFTFLKGKEFKENSSSDGIPSGAYVYYFEEDASKDVIKYIVSGSFTVSYNLQNDNYTINCDFTTKDKKNIKGTFTEELPHFDLSAKIKAGMTREKIFKINW, from the coding sequence ATGAAAAATTTATATTTTAAAATATTAGTCGGAATTTTTGGAATTTATTTGATTTCATGCAATGGAAATTCGCCTGTGCCTCCTTATGTGTACGAAACAAATCCACAATATACTTGGGGTTTTGCGCAATTTTACGGCGCTTATTACAGTAATTATGAAATTCAGGATAATGTATTGACGCTGAACTTACTAACGGATAAATTAGGCGTAGATAGTTTAAATCAATTAACAGGAACAGGACAATATCTGATTTTGGAAGATGTTTTTACAAATTCTGCCGATACGCTTTTACCTGAGGGAACTTATACAGCGGTAGATACCATTACAGACATAAAACCATTTACTTTTTTGAAAGGAAAAGAGTTTAAAGAAAACTCATCGAGCGATGGAATTCCGTCCGGAGCTTATGTTTATTATTTTGAAGAAGACGCTTCAAAAGACGTTATAAAATATATTGTTTCAGGAAGTTTCACTGTCAGTTATAACTTGCAAAACGATAATTATACCATTAATTGCGATTTTACAACGAAAGATAAAAAAAATATCAAAGGAACTTTTACGGAAGAATTACCTCATTTTGATTTGTCTGCAAAAATAAAAGCGGGAATGACAAGGGAGAAAATATTTAAAATAAATTGGTAA
- a CDS encoding ABC transporter related protein encodes MILLNNLSKQYSGNTVLDINSLTIQNGESXGLVGNNGAGKTTMFRLILDLIEANSGEVLIDNQSVARRDDWKIFVGSFLDEGFLIDFLTPEEYFNFVGKLYNKSEGDIAQFLDSMKDFFNEEILGGKKLIRDLSKGNQKKVGIAAALLPDPKILILDEPFTALDPSSQIRLKRLLNDLQETKGMMMLISSHDLNHVTEVCKRIVILEKGLIVKDIQRSEDTLKELESYFAV; translated from the coding sequence GGAAATACCGTATTAGATATCAACAGTTTAACTATTCAAAATGGAGAAAGTTTNGGGTTGGTTGGAAACAACGGCGCAGGAAAAACCACNATGTTCCGTTTGATTTTGGATTTAATTGAAGCCAACTCGGGCGAAGTTTTAATTGACAATCAATCTGTTGCGCGTCGCGATGATTGGAAAATATTCGTAGGTTCTTTTTTAGATGAGGGATTTTTAATTGATTTCCTCACTCCGGAAGAATATTTCAATTTTGTAGGAAAACTTTACAATAAATCGGAAGGAGATATTGCCCAGTTTTTAGATTCGATGAAGGATTTTTTTAACGAAGAAATTTTGGGCGGTAAAAAACTTATCCGTGATTTATCCAAAGGAAATCAGAAAAAAGTGGGTATTGCCGCCGCACTTCTCCCCGACCCTAAAATTTTGATTTTAGACGAACCTTTCACTGCGCTCGATCCTTCGTCGCAAATCCGTTTGAAACGACTTTTAAATGATTTGCAGGAAACAAAAGGAATGATGATGTTAATCTCGAGCCACGATTTAAATCACGTAACGGAAGTTTGCAAACGTATTGTAATTCTCGAAAAAGGATTGATTGTAAAAGATATTCAGCGAAGCGAAGACACATTGAAAGAATTGGAAAGTTATTTTGCTGTATAA
- a CDS encoding FMN-binding domain protein has protein sequence MRTFFTILMLTCLTTLSAQRQRSKPVLHEVNNKEIVQKVYPTASKVEKANEYWFKILDDKGKVIGFAMSSNSFCKNIIGYSSTTPVLIITDLKFVIKKVALLSHEETLGYVYKLEKNGFFDLWNDKTLKAAKKVRIDGYSGATCTAKAVEKNVDFLLTNGTQKLPKK, from the coding sequence ATGAGAACGTTTTTCACAATACTGATGTTGACATGCCTGACGACTTTATCGGCTCAGAGACAAAGGTCAAAACCCGTTTTGCATGAAGTAAACAACAAAGAAATTGTTCAAAAAGTATATCCAACAGCATCTAAAGTAGAAAAAGCAAATGAATACTGGTTTAAAATTTTAGATGATAAAGGGAAAGTGATTGGTTTTGCAATGTCAAGTAATTCCTTTTGCAAAAATATAATCGGATATAGCAGCACAACCCCCGTATTAATTATTACCGACTTGAAATTTGTTATTAAAAAAGTTGCTTTGCTTTCTCACGAAGAAACGTTGGGATATGTATATAAACTTGAAAAGAACGGTTTTTTTGATCTTTGGAACGACAAAACATTAAAAGCCGCGAAAAAAGTGAGAATAGATGGTTACAGCGGAGCAACTTGTACGGCAAAAGCTGTGGAGAAAAACGTGGACTTTCTGTTAACCAACGGAACGCAAAAATTACCTAAAAAATAA
- the rbfA gene encoding Ribosome-binding factor A: MLEKELGEIFLLYAKKLQGILISVTGVKISPDLGIARAYLSVFPQDKKAEVMKAVEADTKSIRFDLGKRVRNQLRIIPELHFHLDESLDYLENIDELLKKSPTHPEDYDYGMENYKD, translated from the coding sequence ATGCTCGAAAAAGAACTTGGAGAGATTTTTTTGCTTTATGCTAAAAAACTTCAAGGCATTCTTATTTCGGTAACGGGAGTGAAAATCAGTCCCGATTTGGGAATCGCGCGTGCTTATTTAAGCGTTTTTCCGCAAGATAAAAAAGCGGAAGTAATGAAGGCGGTGGAAGCCGACACAAAATCCATCCGTTTTGATTTGGGAAAACGAGTACGAAATCAACTCCGCATTATTCCCGAACTTCATTTTCATTTAGATGAAAGTTTGGATTATTTGGAAAATATTGATGAATTGCTCAAAAAATCGCCGACACATCCCGAAGATTACGATTACGGAATGGAAAATTACAAAGATTAG
- a CDS encoding conserved hypothetical protein (Evidence 4 : Unknown function but conserved in other organisms), whose amino-acid sequence MAVLFKYRAKVHQSEFKKNALKIIDDGCIPMEVTNKNSLFANTKLVCLPHFLSKNDAQAGKIYCEAYRKTILQCIESEIGGFNAMRDGNMLRSEHIPLNIFVPMREDLEKTKNLLNKFIFASPLKTIEKIIIEKNHDKTIKDSYLPDNKSLDVRIDFINKDEEKGVVGVEVEFTELSFLIREEERNNIFENSEKPYQKVSEFSGYYKTNNIDELITDKLSKDEYRQIWKSHILGASQVKQGKIKHYYNIYLYPNGNEHFSKRIPEYLTFLTQKGKETFIPITYEELFATMESIFNEDKTQINWIKYLKERYLVKN is encoded by the coding sequence ATGGCGGTATTATTCAAATATAGAGCAAAAGTACATCAGTCCGAATTTAAAAAGAATGCGCTGAAAATTATAGACGATGGCTGTATTCCAATGGAAGTAACAAACAAAAACAGTCTGTTTGCGAATACCAAACTTGTATGTCTTCCCCATTTTTTATCAAAAAACGATGCTCAAGCCGGAAAAATTTATTGCGAAGCCTATAGAAAAACAATTTTACAATGTATCGAAAGCGAAATTGGCGGGTTTAATGCTATGCGCGATGGAAATATGCTTCGCAGCGAACACATTCCATTGAATATTTTTGTGCCGATGAGGGAAGATTTGGAGAAAACAAAAAATTTGCTCAATAAATTTATTTTTGCTTCTCCTCTAAAAACCATTGAAAAAATTATTATTGAGAAAAATCATGATAAAACTATAAAAGACAGTTATTTACCCGATAATAAATCTTTGGATGTGAGAATAGATTTTATAAATAAAGATGAAGAAAAAGGTGTTGTTGGTGTGGAGGTGGAATTTACCGAGTTAAGTTTTCTGATAAGAGAAGAGGAAAGAAATAATATTTTTGAAAACAGCGAAAAACCATATCAAAAAGTAAGTGAATTTTCGGGATATTATAAAACAAATAATATAGATGAACTTATAACAGATAAATTAAGTAAGGATGAGTATCGACAAATTTGGAAAAGCCATATTTTAGGAGCATCACAAGTAAAACAAGGAAAAATTAAACATTATTATAATATATATTTGTATCCTAATGGAAATGAACATTTCAGCAAGAGAATACCTGAATATCTAACATTTCTAACGCAAAAGGGAAAAGAGACATTTATTCCAATTACTTATGAAGAGTTATTTGCAACAATGGAAAGTATATTCAATGAAGATAAAACTCAAATAAATTGGATAAAATATCTGAAAGAAAGATATTTAGTGAAAAATTAG
- the cysS gene encoding Cysteine--tRNA ligase: protein MIHPLYIYNTLSRKKEQFIPLHMPNVGMYVCGPTVYGDPHLGHARPAITFDILFRYLQKLGYKVRYVRNITDVGHLENDADEGEDKVAKKARLDELEPMEVVQYYINRYHKAMDALNVLPPSIEPQASGHIMEQIDFVQKILNAGFAYESEGSVYFDVEKYNKKYHYGKLSGRNIDEMLETTRELDGQSEKHRSVDFALWKKAAPEHIMRWKAPWSVGFPGWHMECSAMGTKYLGEEFDIHGGGMDLMFPHHECEIAQNQAGLGKNTVKYWMHNNMITIGGQKMGKSLGNFITLEQFFTGNHPLLTKPFSPMTIRFFILQAHYRSTVDFSSEALEASEKGLERLMEGYARLQKLSASKKSTGEIGDIRQQCENAMNDDLNTPIVISHLFDSLRVINLVHDGKETLSTEDLEELKSVFKLYLEDILGLQTEEQNSASNEAYKKAVDLLLSIRLEAKKNKDWATSDKIRNELTALGFEIKDTKDGFEWKI, encoded by the coding sequence ATGATACATCCACTTTACATATACAACACACTTTCTCGTAAAAAAGAACAATTTATTCCGCTTCACATGCCTAACGTAGGTATGTATGTGTGTGGACCAACTGTTTATGGCGATCCTCATTTGGGGCACGCGCGTCCCGCTATTACGTTTGACATCTTGTTCAGGTATTTACAAAAATTGGGTTACAAAGTGCGTTACGTACGTAATATTACCGATGTCGGTCATCTTGAAAACGACGCCGATGAAGGCGAGGATAAAGTAGCAAAAAAAGCCCGTTTGGATGAATTAGAGCCAATGGAAGTGGTACAATATTATATAAATCGCTACCATAAAGCAATGGACGCATTAAATGTGCTTCCGCCAAGCATTGAACCTCAAGCATCCGGGCACATTATGGAGCAGATTGATTTTGTGCAGAAAATTTTGAATGCCGGATTTGCTTATGAGAGTGAAGGTTCTGTGTATTTTGATGTTGAAAAGTATAATAAAAAATACCATTATGGGAAACTTTCAGGACGAAACATTGATGAAATGCTTGAAACCACCCGCGAACTTGACGGGCAAAGTGAAAAACACCGTAGTGTAGATTTTGCGCTGTGGAAAAAAGCAGCTCCTGAACACATCATGCGTTGGAAAGCTCCTTGGAGCGTAGGTTTTCCCGGTTGGCATATGGAATGTTCTGCAATGGGAACAAAGTATTTGGGCGAAGAATTTGATATTCACGGAGGCGGAATGGATTTGATGTTTCCACATCACGAATGCGAAATTGCTCAAAATCAAGCCGGATTAGGGAAAAATACCGTAAAATATTGGATGCACAATAATATGATTACCATTGGCGGACAAAAAATGGGAAAATCATTGGGAAATTTTATCACGTTGGAACAGTTTTTTACGGGAAATCATCCGTTGCTGACAAAGCCGTTCTCTCCAATGACCATTCGTTTCTTTATTTTGCAGGCGCATTACAGAAGTACGGTAGATTTCAGCAGCGAAGCATTGGAAGCATCCGAAAAGGGCTTGGAACGTTTGATGGAAGGATATGCACGTTTGCAAAAATTATCCGCAAGTAAAAAATCAACAGGCGAAATTGGAGATATTCGTCAGCAATGTGAAAATGCAATGAACGATGATTTGAATACGCCGATTGTAATCTCACATTTATTTGATTCACTGCGGGTTATAAATCTTGTTCACGATGGTAAGGAAACGCTTTCAACAGAGGATTTGGAAGAACTAAAATCGGTTTTCAAACTTTATTTGGAAGATATTCTCGGGTTGCAAACAGAAGAACAAAACAGTGCTAGCAATGAAGCGTACAAAAAAGCGGTAGATTTGCTGTTGAGCATTCGTTTGGAAGCAAAAAAGAATAAAGATTGGGCAACTTCGGATAAAATTCGCAATGAACTTACCGCGCTTGGTTTTGAAATAAAAGATACCAAAGACGGTTTTGAGTGGAAAATATAA
- a CDS encoding conserved membrane hypothetical protein (Evidence 4 : Unknown function but conserved in other organisms), with translation MDKTPETYQQDKWKFPFWIAKRYLFSKKSHNAINWISGISAAGVCVGTAALVCVLSVFNGFESLIGGMFSTFDPDLKISLVQGKTFETNTSEFEQIKKNKSIAVYTEVIEENALLRFRDKQMPATIKGVSDNFSKMTQIDSIMYDGEFVLNTNDDINRAVLGLGVASTLGVNAHYIDPLFIYAPKRTERINILNPENSFNQTSANITGIFSVKQAQYDDKYVLVNLNLARELFEFDKNTVSDVELKVASNVKIDEVKKEIQNQLGNKFKVQNRYEQQESFFKIMKIEKWITYLILCFILLIATFNIIGSLSMLIIDKKEDIITLSNLGAQKNLIKRIFLFEGWMISVVGAIIGIIVGTVASLLQQYFGFIKLGAGGDYVVNAYPVVVNFVDILFVFVTVLIMGFLAALYPVKYISTKNQLNLD, from the coding sequence GTGGACAAAACTCCGGAAACATATCAACAGGACAAATGGAAATTTCCGTTTTGGATAGCAAAACGGTATCTGTTTTCCAAAAAATCGCACAATGCAATTAATTGGATTTCAGGAATTTCTGCTGCAGGCGTTTGCGTAGGAACTGCAGCTCTTGTATGTGTGTTATCTGTGTTTAACGGTTTTGAATCATTGATTGGAGGAATGTTTTCAACCTTTGACCCCGATTTAAAAATAAGTTTGGTGCAAGGAAAAACTTTTGAAACAAATACTTCGGAATTTGAGCAGATTAAAAAAAACAAATCCATTGCGGTTTATACTGAAGTGATTGAAGAAAATGCACTTTTGCGTTTTCGTGATAAACAAATGCCGGCAACAATTAAAGGCGTAAGTGATAATTTCAGCAAGATGACTCAAATTGACAGTATTATGTATGACGGTGAATTTGTTTTGAACACGAACGATGATATCAATAGAGCCGTGTTGGGTTTGGGTGTTGCGTCTACATTGGGTGTAAATGCGCATTATATTGATCCGCTTTTTATTTACGCTCCAAAACGCACGGAACGCATCAATATTCTTAATCCCGAAAATAGTTTTAATCAAACTTCAGCGAATATTACCGGAATTTTTTCGGTAAAACAAGCGCAATACGACGATAAATACGTGTTGGTAAATTTAAATTTAGCTCGCGAACTATTTGAATTTGATAAAAATACGGTTTCAGATGTGGAACTCAAAGTAGCTTCAAATGTGAAAATTGATGAAGTTAAAAAGGAAATTCAAAATCAGTTGGGAAATAAATTTAAAGTGCAAAATCGCTACGAACAACAAGAAAGTTTCTTCAAAATAATGAAAATAGAGAAATGGATAACCTATCTGATTCTTTGTTTTATTCTGCTGATAGCCACTTTTAATATCATCGGTTCGCTTTCGATGTTAATTATTGATAAGAAAGAAGATATTATTACGTTAAGTAATTTAGGCGCACAAAAAAACTTGATAAAACGAATTTTTTTGTTCGAAGGTTGGATGATTTCGGTGGTAGGAGCCATCATCGGTATTATTGTTGGAACAGTTGCTTCTTTATTACAGCAGTATTTTGGTTTTATAAAATTAGGAGCCGGAGGCGATTATGTTGTAAACGCATATCCTGTAGTTGTGAATTTTGTCGATATTTTATTCGTGTTTGTTACTGTGCTGATAATGGGATTTTTAGCCGCGCTTTATCCTGTAAAATATATTTCTACCAAAAACCAGTTGAATTTAGATTAA